The nucleotide window CTCGCTGCCGATGGTGATCACCGGCAGGATGCGCGCATTCACGCACAGCTGCTCGATCAGATCGTTCTTCAGTTGCATGGTCATGGGCAATCCTCAGGGCTTCAGGGGCACCAGTAGATCTCCAGCGGTGAATGGATGAACGCGCGGATCGGCATTCGCAGCGCGTCGGCGTTCAAGGCCTGGCGCAGGGTTTCCAGCTTGGCCATGCCCTGGATCGCCAGACACTGCATGCGCGCCGAGGCCAGCAGCGGATAGGTCATGCTCAGGCGCTCGCGCGGCTCGGTCGGCGCGCACATCGCCACGCAGCGATCCGGGCAGTCGGCCCGCAGCGCGTGGTCGAGACGCGCACTGTCGGGGAACAGCGACGCGGTGTGGCCATCGTCGCCCATGCCCAGCACCAGCACGTCGATCGGCTGGCCGAGCTCGGCCAGGCGTCGGTCCGCCAGTCGTGCGGCTTCCTCCAGCGTGGCCGCCGGATGATACAAACCAATGAACTGCGCCACGGCTGCGGCGTTCTGCAACAGATGACGACGCACCAGCCCCTCGTTGCTGGCCGCATCGCTCGGCGGCACCCAACGTTCATCCGCCAGGCTGATCTGCACCCTGGACCAGTCCAGCTCACGGCGCGACAGTTCCTCGAAGAACGGCACCGGGCTGCGCCCGCCGGATACCACCAGGCTGGCCACGCCGTGGGTGCGCACCGCGTAATTCAGCACCTTGGCCGCGTCGTCGGCCATCAGCCGTGCCTGCCCAGCGGCGTCGGCCAGACTGTGGGCAACCACGCCGGTGGGCAGGTCGAGTTCAGAAATCGCCATACCAGGACCTCCCGTCACGAGTAATCAAGGCAATCGAAGCCACCGGCCCCCAGGAGCCGGCAGGATAGAGTTTGAGACTGTCGCCAATACGGGTCCAGCCATCGACCAGCTGATCGCACCATTGCCAGGCGTACTCGACTTCGTCGCGGCGCACGAACAGATTCTGATTGCCCTGCATCACCTCCAGCAGCAACCGCTCGTAGGCGTCCGGGATGCGCGCGCTCTTGTAGGTCTCGGAAAAATTCAGCTGCAGCGGCCCGCTGCGCAGGTGCATGCCCTTGTCCAGGCCCTGCTCCTTGGTCATCACCTGCAGGGAAATGCCCTCGTCCGGCTGCAGGCGGATGATCAGCCGGTTGCTGATCAGCGAGCGCTGCTCGGGCGCGAAGATGTAGAACGGCGGCTCCTTGAAATGGATGACGATCTGCGACAGCTTCTGCGCCATGCGCTTGCCGGTACGCAGGTAGAACGGCACGCCGGACCATCGCCAGTTACAAATGTCGGCGCGCAGGGCGACGAAGGTTTCCGTGCTGCTGGTGGCATTGGAATTCTCTTCCTCCAGATAGCCCGGCACCGGCTTGCCGCCGGCGATCCCGGCCGAATACTGGCCGCGCACCACGCGCTGGCTGAGGATGTCCGGCGTGATCGGCGCCAGCGCCTTGAGCACTTTTACCTTCTCGTCGCGGATGCTGTCGGCGGTGAGGTTGCTCGGCGGGTCCATGGCGATCAGGCAGAGCAGCTGCAGCAGGTGATTCTGGATCATGTCGCGCAACTGGCCAGCCTGGTCGAAGTAGCCCCAGCGCCCTTCGATGCCGACGGTTTCGGCCACGGTGATCTCCACATGCGAGATGTGGTGCTGGTTCCACTGCGTCTCGAACAGGCTGTTGGCGAAACGCAGGGCAATCAGGTTCTGGACGGTTTCCTTGCCCAGGTAATGATCGATCCGATAGATCTGGCTCTCGGCAAAGTACTGCGCGACTGCATCGTTGATCACCCGCGACGACGCCAGGTCATGGCCGATGGGTTTCTCCAGCACCACCCGCGCCTGCGCGGCCAGCCCGGCGCCGGCCAGGTGTTCACAGATCGCGCCGTACACCGCGGCGGGCGTGGCGAAATAGGCGATCAGCGGCAGCCCGGCGCTGACGTTCTGGGCCAGCACGGCGTAATCCTCGCCGCGGCGAAAATCCATGCGCAGACAGCACAGGCGCGCCAGAAAGCGCTGCAGCACGGCATCGTCCAGCTCGTGCGGCGGGATGTAACGGCGCAGGGCCTGATCGATCCGCGCCATCTGCTCATCCGGTTCGCCGCCCTCGCGTGACAGTGCCAGCAGCCGCGTATCGGCGTGCAACAGGGCGGCGCGGTCGAGCTGATAAAGCGCGGGAAACAGCTTGCGCAGCGCCAGATCGCCCAGCGCGCCGAACAGGGCAAAAGTAATGGGTTCAACGTTGATCGCAGGCATAAACGCTCGTGGTCAGTGCAGTGTGGGCTTCGGCGCCGCTCGAATGGCCGGGCACCGGCTCGCGGTCATACGTGCCGCGCGGCAAGGCACCCCTTCAGCAACAGACCGAGATCGTCGCAAAAGACTCGCGAGAATCGGAAAAAATTCTGTTCCGACGATGCACGGTGCCGGACGGCCGCGCCGTCATGGCTTGCGCTTCTTCGCCTTGCCGAGGATTGCGAGGCGCTCGGCCGCCTGTTGCCTGACGGCCTTGCGCTCTTTGTTCTTGAGCTTCTTCCAGCGTTTGATCTCGTCGCGGCTACGACCGCAGCCGACACAGATGTCATCCTTGAGCTTGCACAGATCCACGCAGGGATTGTCCACCTTGTTGCCCACGGCACCTCCAACGCAGGGCGGCCTCGCGTTGCGCAAGGCCGACCGGCGTCAGTGTTGCGTGCTCAACCGATCATTTCCACCAGTACTCCACCTGCACGCCGAAGTTGGAGCCGTGCTGGGCATCACCGAAGGCCCCGCTGTCCGAGAGCGCCGAGCCGGCAGCCATCAGGTTCGCCGCACGCTGGGCGGCGTCGTTCCACTGCGCATAGGTGTAATACAGGCGTACTTCCGGCCGCGCCCAGAACGCCGGGCCGGCCGGCGACCAGGTCGGCGCAACGGTGAATTTGCTCAGCTTGCGCGTGCCGTCGGCGGCGTCGATCTGATCGTGACCGAGCTCGGTCACCAGCTTGAACTGCTCGGTGAAGGCATAGGTCGGACGTACCCCGACCGACCACCAATCCTGGTCGCCGCCGTCGACACGTTTGTCCTTCTGGTAGACCACCTGGAACTGCCCGCCGAAACGGGGCGTCAGCTGCCAGTCGAAATACTCGACCACGCGCCAGCTCTTGGCGCTGTCGTCCAGCGTGACATCGCCGGTGTAGCCGAGCCCGGTCCCCGGGCCTTCACCGTACTGCAGTGCCAGGGTGTTGCTGCCGCCGAGAAAGCCGTCCTGCTTGTGCTGCGCGGTCACCGCCCAGCCGCTGTGGGCGTCCTCGCTGTCGGGCTTGTCGATGTAACTCACGCCGAACTCCAGCTCGCCGCCAGGATTGCTGTCAAAGCCGCCGACGTTGAAGTCGTGGCGATTGATGTAGTCCTTCTGGAACACGCTGTCCTTGCGTGAAAAGGCGTAGCTGTACTTCAGGCCGCCGATCTCCATATCTTCCACGCCGGCACCGGTGGCGCTCTGGTTCCAGTAGTAGAAGTCGGAGATATGGATGTCGTTACGTTTGTAGAAGCGCCGCCCGGCCCACAGCGAGCCGTTGTACAACGCCGGCACCTTGCTCCACTCGGCATAGGCCTGCACCATCCGCGCCCAGCCGTGATCGCCGGTGAATTCCGGGGTGTGGCCGTACTGGTTGTACAGCGCGGCCATGCCTTCCAGGCTGAGCACCGAGCCATCGGCAAAGGTGTAGAGATCCTGACGCAGATCGAGCTCGGCGTACTGCTCGCACTCGTTGCCGAGACGGTACTTGCTCGGCGCGCCGGGCAACTGGAAGCAGGATTGCGTCCCGCCCTCCACCGAATCGCCGACGCCGCTGCGCAGGTAGCCGGAAAACTCCAGCGCCTGACCGCTCAGCGGCAGCACGGCGCACGCCACGGCGGCAGCCAGACTCATTCCTGCGGATATTGTTATTTTCATGTCCACTCCGTTCGCTGTT belongs to Pseudomonas phenolilytica and includes:
- the pgl gene encoding 6-phosphogluconolactonase produces the protein MAISELDLPTGVVAHSLADAAGQARLMADDAAKVLNYAVRTHGVASLVVSGGRSPVPFFEELSRRELDWSRVQISLADERWVPPSDAASNEGLVRRHLLQNAAAVAQFIGLYHPAATLEEAARLADRRLAELGQPIDVLVLGMGDDGHTASLFPDSARLDHALRADCPDRCVAMCAPTEPRERLSMTYPLLASARMQCLAIQGMAKLETLRQALNADALRMPIRAFIHSPLEIYWCP
- the zwf gene encoding glucose-6-phosphate dehydrogenase produces the protein MPAINVEPITFALFGALGDLALRKLFPALYQLDRAALLHADTRLLALSREGGEPDEQMARIDQALRRYIPPHELDDAVLQRFLARLCCLRMDFRRGEDYAVLAQNVSAGLPLIAYFATPAAVYGAICEHLAGAGLAAQARVVLEKPIGHDLASSRVINDAVAQYFAESQIYRIDHYLGKETVQNLIALRFANSLFETQWNQHHISHVEITVAETVGIEGRWGYFDQAGQLRDMIQNHLLQLLCLIAMDPPSNLTADSIRDEKVKVLKALAPITPDILSQRVVRGQYSAGIAGGKPVPGYLEEENSNATSSTETFVALRADICNWRWSGVPFYLRTGKRMAQKLSQIVIHFKEPPFYIFAPEQRSLISNRLIIRLQPDEGISLQVMTKEQGLDKGMHLRSGPLQLNFSETYKSARIPDAYERLLLEVMQGNQNLFVRRDEVEYAWQWCDQLVDGWTRIGDSLKLYPAGSWGPVASIALITRDGRSWYGDF
- a CDS encoding DUF1289 domain-containing protein, with translation MGNKVDNPCVDLCKLKDDICVGCGRSRDEIKRWKKLKNKERKAVRQQAAERLAILGKAKKRKP
- a CDS encoding maltoporin; its protein translation is MSLAAAVACAVLPLSGQALEFSGYLRSGVGDSVEGGTQSCFQLPGAPSKYRLGNECEQYAELDLRQDLYTFADGSVLSLEGMAALYNQYGHTPEFTGDHGWARMVQAYAEWSKVPALYNGSLWAGRRFYKRNDIHISDFYYWNQSATGAGVEDMEIGGLKYSYAFSRKDSVFQKDYINRHDFNVGGFDSNPGGELEFGVSYIDKPDSEDAHSGWAVTAQHKQDGFLGGSNTLALQYGEGPGTGLGYTGDVTLDDSAKSWRVVEYFDWQLTPRFGGQFQVVYQKDKRVDGGDQDWWSVGVRPTYAFTEQFKLVTELGHDQIDAADGTRKLSKFTVAPTWSPAGPAFWARPEVRLYYTYAQWNDAAQRAANLMAAGSALSDSGAFGDAQHGSNFGVQVEYWWK